A stretch of the Duncaniella dubosii genome encodes the following:
- the ftsY gene encoding signal recognition particle-docking protein FtsY: MGFFNFFSREKKETLDKGLEKTQRGLFDRLSHAIAGKSTIDDEVLDNLEEVFVTSDVGVDTTLRIIDRIQKRVARDKYVGSSELNRLLCEEIADMLAEKSEASSLDDFTIPASHKPHVIMVVGVNGVGKTTTIGKMAAQFKKAGNKVVLGAADTFRAAAIEQLEEWGRRADVPVVKQKLGADPASVAFDTLQSAIANNADVVIIDTAGRLHNKKGLMDELTKVKNVMQKLVPEAPHEVLLVLDGSTGQNAFEQAKQFVAATQVNELAITKLDGTAKGGVVIGISDQFKIPVKYIGLGEGIEDLQVFHKKEFVQSLFGEK; encoded by the coding sequence ATGGGATTCTTCAATTTCTTCTCGCGCGAAAAGAAAGAGACCCTTGACAAGGGCCTTGAAAAAACACAACGTGGACTGTTCGACCGCCTTTCACATGCCATAGCCGGAAAATCGACTATCGATGACGAGGTGCTTGATAATCTTGAAGAAGTTTTTGTCACTTCTGATGTTGGTGTTGATACTACACTGCGCATAATCGACCGTATACAGAAACGTGTGGCACGAGACAAATATGTGGGTTCGTCGGAGCTCAACCGTCTGCTCTGTGAAGAGATTGCCGATATGCTTGCCGAGAAGAGCGAAGCTTCCTCGTTGGACGATTTTACCATTCCGGCCTCACATAAGCCGCATGTGATTATGGTTGTCGGTGTAAACGGTGTCGGAAAGACTACCACAATCGGAAAGATGGCCGCACAGTTTAAGAAGGCAGGAAACAAAGTAGTCCTTGGCGCAGCAGATACATTCCGCGCCGCTGCAATCGAGCAGCTTGAGGAATGGGGCAGACGCGCCGATGTCCCTGTCGTCAAGCAGAAACTTGGTGCAGATCCGGCTTCGGTGGCTTTCGATACGCTCCAGAGCGCAATTGCCAACAATGCGGATGTGGTCATTATTGACACTGCCGGACGTCTCCATAATAAGAAAGGTCTTATGGACGAGCTTACCAAGGTCAAAAACGTCATGCAGAAACTTGTCCCGGAAGCTCCGCACGAAGTGCTGCTCGTCCTTGACGGCTCTACAGGCCAGAATGCTTTCGAACAGGCCAAGCAGTTTGTCGCCGCAACTCAGGTAAACGAGCTTGCAATCACAAAACTTGACGGTACGGCCAAGGGAGGTGTCGTCATCGGAATCAGCGACCAGTTCAAGATTCCTGTGAAGTATATTGGTCTCGGTGAAGGAATTGAAGACCTTCAGGTGTTCCATAAAAAAGAATTTGTTCAATCACTTTTCGGCGAAAAGTAA
- a CDS encoding DUF5686 and carboxypeptidase-like regulatory domain-containing protein has translation MVNLRPHLRIIIFLVYILSSFSVIAVNVTVTGVVRDSVSREPVSFATVMLKGTERGVLTDDDGRYTISTSLSFDSIFASAIGYGDKTLAVKPKSGTVNLDIDLHPTGVMLGEVIARPKREHYSKKNNPAVDFMEKIRRTQDLTDPRRNDNFNYDKYERITLAINDYHPQDSGKKGIGGSFAFLKEYVDTSEISGKPILNVALREKLSSVHYRRSPESRKEYVSGLRSSGFDDVLDKQSVQTFYEDVMREVDVYDNDITILQVRFVSPLSRIAPDFYKFYLTDTVTVDTTRCVELTFVPRNPSSLGFTGRFYVPVGDTTMFIKRIILRAPHDINLNFIEGLVIKQDYEKASDGSRLKVKDDMMLEARVLPGTPGLYGHRYTVYDGHNFDLASDQSLFDRGADQIYAPEARCQDSEFWTENRKAEIGRGANSIEQMMARLRSVPLFYWGEKTIRLVTSGYVPTGKPSYFDLGPMTTMFSYNAVEGLRLKLGGMTTANISPRWFGRGYIARGFKDHKWKYSAELEYSFRDKEYHSREFPVHSIRATQLYDIDRLGQLSVMHNVDNVFLSFRRMPDRQETYHRVSKLEYILETEKHFSLEARIRQERQYSTRFMTFVNGYGENFAHYTMNSFRLLLRYAPGEKFYQMKTGRMPINLDAPIMTLSHTFAPKGFMGNPFALNVTEASISKRFWLSAFGCVDVGIKGGHVWSRSPYPNLLIPGANLSYIIQSDLFSCLNPMEFINDSYAQWDITYWANGAILNNIPLLKKLKLREAVTFKGVWGHLSDRNNPRLNPELYAFPSIAETQEMTNQPYMEIGAGLDNIFRVLRVDYTWRLTYRDNPGACKSGVRFTFHFSF, from the coding sequence GAGGTGTCCTGACAGATGACGATGGACGATATACGATTTCAACTTCGCTGAGTTTTGACAGTATTTTTGCTTCGGCTATAGGCTATGGCGACAAGACTCTCGCGGTTAAGCCCAAGTCAGGCACTGTAAATCTTGACATAGATCTGCATCCGACCGGGGTAATGCTTGGTGAGGTGATTGCAAGACCGAAACGCGAACATTATTCCAAGAAAAACAATCCGGCAGTCGACTTCATGGAGAAGATTCGTCGTACTCAGGATCTGACTGATCCACGTCGTAACGATAATTTTAACTATGATAAGTATGAACGTATAACTCTTGCCATAAACGATTATCATCCTCAGGATTCCGGAAAAAAGGGAATAGGTGGTAGTTTCGCTTTTCTGAAAGAATATGTCGATACATCTGAAATTTCCGGCAAGCCTATACTTAATGTTGCGTTGCGAGAGAAGCTTTCGTCGGTGCATTACCGCAGGTCGCCTGAATCGCGGAAAGAGTATGTCAGCGGTCTTAGGTCATCGGGATTTGACGATGTGCTTGATAAGCAGAGCGTCCAGACATTTTATGAGGATGTAATGCGCGAGGTGGATGTCTATGATAATGATATCACCATATTGCAGGTGCGTTTTGTCTCTCCTCTTTCTCGGATTGCTCCCGATTTTTATAAATTTTATCTGACTGATACGGTGACTGTTGACACGACACGCTGTGTCGAGTTGACGTTTGTCCCGCGTAATCCGAGCAGCCTTGGTTTCACAGGCCGTTTCTATGTTCCGGTGGGTGATACGACCATGTTTATCAAACGGATAATATTGCGGGCTCCACACGATATTAATCTTAACTTCATAGAGGGGCTTGTCATAAAGCAGGATTACGAAAAAGCTTCTGACGGCTCGCGTTTGAAAGTTAAAGATGATATGATGCTTGAGGCTCGTGTCTTGCCCGGCACACCGGGTCTTTACGGTCATCGCTACACCGTTTATGACGGTCACAACTTTGACCTTGCTTCGGATCAGTCATTGTTTGACCGTGGAGCTGACCAGATTTATGCTCCCGAGGCAAGATGTCAGGACTCTGAGTTCTGGACTGAGAACCGAAAAGCTGAAATCGGCAGGGGCGCAAATTCAATAGAGCAGATGATGGCTCGTCTGCGCTCTGTGCCATTGTTCTATTGGGGAGAGAAAACAATCCGTCTTGTCACCTCGGGCTATGTTCCCACCGGGAAACCATCTTATTTTGATCTCGGTCCAATGACGACGATGTTTTCATATAACGCAGTAGAAGGATTGCGCCTTAAGCTCGGAGGTATGACGACGGCAAATATCTCGCCACGTTGGTTTGGACGCGGCTACATTGCCCGTGGTTTTAAGGATCATAAATGGAAATATAGCGCTGAACTGGAATATTCATTCCGGGACAAGGAATATCATTCGCGTGAATTTCCGGTACATTCGATTCGCGCGACGCAGCTTTATGACATTGACCGTTTAGGGCAGTTGTCGGTTATGCACAATGTCGACAACGTATTCCTTTCGTTCCGCCGTATGCCCGACAGGCAAGAGACCTATCACCGTGTGAGCAAACTTGAATATATCCTTGAGACGGAAAAACATTTTTCATTGGAAGCCCGCATCCGGCAGGAACGTCAGTATTCAACCCGTTTCATGACATTTGTCAATGGCTATGGCGAAAACTTTGCGCACTATACCATGAATTCTTTCCGGCTTCTTCTGCGATATGCTCCCGGTGAGAAATTCTATCAGATGAAAACCGGACGTATGCCTATCAACCTTGATGCGCCGATAATGACGCTTTCACATACTTTTGCGCCTAAAGGCTTTATGGGCAATCCGTTTGCATTGAACGTGACAGAAGCTTCTATAAGCAAGCGCTTCTGGCTGTCGGCTTTCGGGTGTGTGGATGTAGGAATAAAGGGTGGTCATGTCTGGTCGCGTTCTCCTTATCCAAATCTGCTTATTCCCGGCGCGAATCTTTCATATATAATACAGTCGGATCTTTTCTCCTGTTTGAATCCGATGGAGTTTATAAACGATTCTTATGCACAATGGGACATTACATATTGGGCAAATGGAGCAATTCTTAATAATATCCCGTTACTCAAAAAGCTCAAGCTTCGCGAGGCTGTCACATTCAAAGGCGTATGGGGGCATCTTAGCGATCGCAACAACCCGCGTCTTAATCCGGAACTTTATGCGTTTCCGTCTATTGCCGAGACGCAAGAGATGACAAATCAGCCTTATATGGAGATAGGAGCGGGATTGGACAATATATTCCGTGTCCTGCGTGTGGATTATACATGGCGTCTGACTTATCGCGATAATCCCGGAGCATGTAAGAGCGGTGTGCGTTTCACATTCCATTTTTCATTCTGA